One segment of Drosophila ananassae strain 14024-0371.13 chromosome 3R, ASM1763931v2, whole genome shotgun sequence DNA contains the following:
- the LOC116655392 gene encoding uncharacterized protein LOC116655392, with amino-acid sequence MDVSNASIAQLKKWLSVLQLPTTGTKRELILRLSKMSTESSNYLELVNHQDEDGDGSNVEDEDEEDLDLENNGNENDNDDEAGGEGNDKAGGEGKIGGKNESKVGGDQSRKDGDKRSNKDGDGSSSKDGGENNNDDGGEGEDKVEKCACKDRNKAGSSNAKAGAKEEVEKGNAEKSKFLEFCNPSIDVSLGMATQVVPEFSGETCARKWITQMKNIATIYGIGGQYIKMLMISKIKGKANVWLHANPERIMLPLEELTAELISMFSDKVSKLEARRQFENRKWSSGESFGSYVDDKVMLGQKINIDSEEMINRIIEGIPNQGLRNQAHIQCFENVALIRRAFAEVELPKSYGDRKETAVNKDEKDSKDTRCYNCNAKGHWAQECRKPRREKGSCYACGEMGHFVAKCQKNKIKNEGKNNYNAS; translated from the exons atggacgtTAGCAACGCATCAATTGCACAATTAAAAAAGTGGTTGAGTGTGTTACAACTACCAACAACAGGAACAAAGCGCGAATTAATATTGCGTTTAAGCAAAATGTCAACGGAGTCGAGTAATTATCTGGAATTAGTTAATCATCAAGACGAAGACGGCGATGGAAGCAACGTTGAAGACGAAGATGAGGAAGATTTGGACTTAGAAAACAACGGAAATGAAAACGATAATGACGACGAAGCTGGAGGTGAAGGAAACGACAAAGCTGGAGGTGAAGGAAAAATTGGCGGTAAAAATGAGAGCAAAGTTGGCGGCGATCAAAGCAGAAAAGACGGAGACAAAAGGAGCAACAAAGATGGAGACGGGAGCAGCAGCAAAGACGGCGGCGAAAACAACAACGACGACGGCGGCGAGGGAGAAGACAAAGTTGAAAAGTGTGCATGCAAGGACAGGAATAAAGCCGGCAGCAGCAACGCAAAAGCAGGCGCCAAAGAAGAGGTGGAAAAAGGCAATGCTGAGAAGTCGAAGTTCTTGGAATTTTGCAACCCAAGCATCGACGTTTCGTTGGGCATGGCAACACAAGTTGTGCCTGAATTTTCGGGTGAAACTTGCGCACGAAAATGGATTACGCAAATGAAGAATATTGCAACCATTTATGGAATTGGTGGACAATATATTAAGATGTTGATGATTAGCAAAATCAAGGGAAAAGCAAACGTGTGGCTACATGCAAACCCTGAGCGCATCATGCTACCGTTGGAGGAGTTAACCGCTGAGCTAATTTCAATGTTTTCGGATAAAGTCTCGAAGTTAGAGGCAAGGCGTCAATTCGAGAACCGTAAATGGAGTTCCGGTGAAAGTTTTGGAAGCTACGTGGATGACAAGGTGATGCTTGGTCAGAAAATCAACATAGATTCAGAAGAAATGATAAATCGCATCATTGAAGGAATTCCGAATCAAGGGCTGCGAAATCAAGCACATATTCAGTGCTTTGAAAATGTTGCACTTATCAGACGTGCATTTGCGGAAGTGGAGTTGCCTAAGTCTTATGGTGACAGGAAGGAGACAGCAGTGAACAAGGACGAGAAGGACAGCAAGGACACGCGTTGCTATAATTGCAATGCTAAAGGACATTGGGCGCAGGAGTGCAGGAAGCCAAGACGTGAGAAAGGTTCGTGCTATGCATGCGGCGAAATGGGACATTTTGTGGCGAAGTGtcagaaaaacaaaattaagaaCGAGGGCAAGAACAATTat AATGCCTCATAG